A region of the Myxococcus stipitatus DSM 14675 genome:
AGCCAGGCGCTTCATGGGTTGGGTCCCCAACTTGCGAGCCAGCACGAAGAGCAACGTGGCGGACAGGAAGCTGCCCGTTAGTGAATAGAGGGTCGCTGCGAGCGTTCCAAACAGCATCCCACCCACGGCGGTCAGCAATTGCCCGGGCAGCAGCGTGAGAGGACGAACGGCGAGGAACGAGATGTAGGCCAAGGGCGCGGCTTTACCCAGGGGAGCAAGCACATCCGCCAGACGCCGCTGATCGATGAAGTCGGGTCCGAGGAGGCGAAGCATCAGGAGTCCTCCCACGGACACCCCCATCGGGGCCAGGACTCGGAGCCATGTCTTCGCACCCTGCGCCACGCGACGCCTCCCCCGACGCGAGCCGCACGCGCCGCGGGCATGAAGGTGAGGGCCGGTTCGGGAATCGGCAATGCGGCGGGAATTGTTTTCAACAAGAGAGCGTCCTGCCGGGCATGCCTCCGCCCGGAACGTAAGCAGGGCGAGCTTGACCAACCCTCCAGAACCATTGGGGTTTTGGTGTGGTGGGTCAGGCGAGAACGGCTGGCGGTGTACGGAGCTTGCTTGCATCGGGGCGCTTCCGTCCCAAGGTTTCAGGCAAGGGGCATCGTGGCGAGGGATGGGGGCAGGCAGCCAAGAGAGGAGAGGGCGCAATGTCGGACAAAGACAACAAGGGCAGCATGACGGTGGCCGAGGCGGGTCGTAAGGGTGGGGAGACAGTCCGGAACGAGCGGGGTCGGGAGTTCTACGAGACCATTGGCCGGAAGGGCGGAGCCACGGTGAAAGCGGAGCGTGGCCGCTCGTTCTACGAGGAGATTGGCCGCAAGGGCGGCGAGACGGTCAAAGCCGAGCGCGGAGCGAAGTTCTACGAGGAGATCGGCAAGAAGGGTGGCGACCGCGTCAAGGCCACCCGAGGGCCGAACTTCTACGAGGAGATTGGCCGCAAGGGTGGGCAGAAGGTGAAGAAGCTCATCGAGGAAGGCAAGCGCGCGGCCCGGGCGGCCATGGCGGCGGCGGAGGGTGCTCCCCAGGAGGGCTCGTCGGCGACCCCGGCGGC
Encoded here:
- a CDS encoding general stress protein GsiB gives rise to the protein MSDKDNKGSMTVAEAGRKGGETVRNERGREFYETIGRKGGATVKAERGRSFYEEIGRKGGETVKAERGAKFYEEIGKKGGDRVKATRGPNFYEEIGRKGGQKVKKLIEEGKRAARAAMAAAEGAPQEGSSATPAAPATPAAPSGETAGPGQQNE